A stretch of the Nothobranchius furzeri strain GRZ-AD chromosome 5, NfurGRZ-RIMD1, whole genome shotgun sequence genome encodes the following:
- the LOC139069829 gene encoding protein NYNRIN-like, with product MLKKYVKANHRDWDVKLPLVLMAIRATPHESTGVSPFEMMTGRQMTLPLHLLYQRPVRSDTAPACTSGQYLQDLRTHLLAAFSFAQASLEKSAEGRKTYYDKKASHSELDVGDQAWYYIFAPKTGNNNATSGKLAKKLLPRWSGPYLITDKISPVVYQIKIADKNKAPVYKWVHRDHIKLHKGPTDLADTNNNNPLTSKGG from the coding sequence ATGCTAAAAAAGTAtgtgaaagctaaccaccgagattgggatgtgaaacttccgttggtcctcatggccatacgcgctacccctcacgagtctacaggtgtctccccgtttgaaatgatgacgggcagacaaatgaccctaccgcttcacctgctgtatcaacgaccggttcggtccgacacagccccggcttgtacgagcggccaatacttgcaggacctgagaactcacctgcttgcagcattctcattcgcacaggcatctctggaaaagtcagctgaaggcagaaaaacttattacgataagaaagcctcacattccgaactcgatgtaggtgaccaggcctggtactacattttcgctcccaaaacgggtaacaacaatgcgacctcggggaagctggctaagaaacttttgcccagatggtcgggtccatacctgattacagataagatctctccggtcgtgtatcagatcaagatcgccgacaaaaacaaggcgcccgtctacaaatgggtacacagggaccatatcaaactgcacaagggtcccacagatttggccgataccaacaacaacaatccactgacttcaaaaggggggtga